A genomic window from Acidimicrobiia bacterium includes:
- a CDS encoding CTP synthase, with the protein MTKYVFVTGGVVSSLGKGITAASLGRLLRCRGLRVVNQKLDPYINVDPGTMNPFQHGEVFVTDDGGETDLDLGHYERFTGRNLLRDSNVTTGAVYLAVIQKERRGDYLGDTVQVIPHITNEIKSRIRRIGERTEVDVVITEIGGTVGDIEILPFLEAVRQLRNEVGTENAVFVHVTLAPYLSPSEEMKTKPTQHSVAELRSRGIHPDAIVVRSDRPVAEAELRKISLFCDVPAHAVINAPDASNIYEVPLVLHDGGLDEVVCKKLSVDAPAPDLTEWREIVDRMNRPAEPVRVALVGKYVDLPDAYLSVVEALRHGALAAGVALDLRWIASDDMEGLLAETHLQGVDAIVVPGGFGVRGIEGKIEAVRYARENRVPFLGLCLGLQCAVIEFSRNRLGLAGANSTEFDPLTPHPVIALLESQAEVEEFGGTMRLGLYAARLAEGSTARRVYGEELIYERHRHRYEVNNRYRQDLEDAGLTLSGVSPDDQLVEIIELPDHPYFIASQFHPEFKSRPDDPHPLFAGLMEAAASRHRELSAAAAARKESVAETG; encoded by the coding sequence ATGACCAAGTACGTCTTCGTCACTGGTGGGGTCGTCAGCAGCCTCGGGAAGGGCATCACAGCCGCCTCTCTCGGGCGGCTGTTGCGCTGTCGGGGCCTCCGCGTCGTCAACCAGAAGCTCGACCCGTACATCAACGTCGACCCTGGAACGATGAACCCCTTCCAGCACGGCGAAGTGTTCGTCACCGATGACGGAGGGGAGACCGACCTCGACCTCGGGCATTACGAGCGCTTCACGGGACGCAACCTCCTCCGCGATTCCAACGTCACCACCGGGGCGGTCTATCTCGCGGTGATCCAGAAGGAACGCCGCGGCGACTACCTGGGCGACACCGTGCAGGTGATTCCGCACATCACCAACGAAATCAAGAGCCGCATCCGCCGGATCGGCGAACGCACCGAGGTCGACGTCGTGATCACGGAGATCGGCGGGACGGTTGGCGACATCGAGATCCTCCCGTTCCTCGAGGCGGTCCGCCAGCTCAGGAACGAAGTCGGCACCGAGAACGCAGTGTTCGTTCATGTGACTTTGGCGCCGTACCTCTCTCCATCCGAGGAGATGAAGACCAAGCCCACCCAGCACAGCGTTGCCGAGCTCCGCAGCCGCGGCATCCACCCCGATGCGATCGTGGTGAGATCCGATCGGCCGGTGGCGGAAGCAGAACTCCGCAAGATCAGCCTGTTCTGCGACGTCCCTGCCCACGCCGTGATCAACGCCCCGGATGCCTCGAACATCTACGAGGTGCCGCTGGTGTTGCACGATGGGGGACTAGACGAGGTCGTGTGCAAGAAGCTCTCAGTCGACGCCCCGGCGCCCGACCTGACCGAGTGGCGCGAGATCGTCGACCGGATGAACCGCCCCGCCGAGCCGGTTCGGGTGGCACTCGTCGGAAAATATGTCGACCTGCCCGACGCGTACCTGTCGGTGGTCGAAGCCCTGCGCCACGGCGCCCTGGCGGCCGGTGTCGCCCTCGATCTTCGCTGGATCGCCAGCGACGACATGGAAGGTCTGCTCGCCGAGACCCACCTCCAGGGGGTCGATGCGATCGTCGTGCCCGGCGGCTTCGGGGTCCGCGGAATCGAAGGAAAGATCGAGGCGGTTCGCTATGCCCGCGAGAACCGGGTTCCGTTCCTCGGACTGTGCCTCGGCCTCCAATGCGCGGTCATCGAGTTCTCCCGCAACCGCTTGGGGCTGGCAGGGGCGAACTCGACCGAGTTCGATCCGCTGACTCCCCACCCAGTCATTGCCCTCCTCGAGAGCCAGGCGGAAGTAGAGGAGTTCGGCGGAACGATGCGGCTCGGCCTCTACGCGGCTCGCTTGGCCGAGGGCTCGACCGCACGACGGGTGTACGGCGAGGAGTTGATCTACGAACGACACCGCCACCGCTACGAGGTCAACAATCGCTACCGGCAGGACCTCGAGGATGCCGGCCTGACCCTCTCCGGCGTGTCTCCCGACGATCAACTGGTCGAGATCATCGAGCTCCCGGACCATCCGTACTTCATCGCATCCCAGTTCCATCCCGAGTTCAAGTCCCGCCCCGACGACCCCCATCCACTCTTTGCGGGTCTCATGGAGGCGGCGGCGTCGCGGCATCGGGAGCTGTCGGCAGCTGCGGCGGCGCGCAAGGAGTCGGTCGCGGAGACTGGCTGA
- a CDS encoding AAA family ATPase encodes MLDELFVENLGIIASSRIEPGGGLVAITGETGAGKTLLLGALRLLRGDSASSDRIGPHGDETRVEGRFTMGGDETVVARRVAAGTSRAYLDGSMVPAKVLGERLDSLVEIVAQHEHLSLGRDASLRRLVDGSFDQAAKDAAGRYGAAWARLKSLRSDREALGGDVRALVRDREVAEHEATEIETARLQPGEDEQLRSTLSRVRHAGEITQALGEASDLLDDEGKAADLLRSALERMRAASQLDPGLEALVRRIESAIVEVEDVGLELRSAGEAVEHDPAALRQMEDRAAVVSDLKRKYGPSVEHVIAYGSSGRDRATRLAALAERAETIDDEIAAATDAAIESGQELAAARNRAAGVLSGRALELLKRLGFRDPVLTIDVEPAAPGPNGADRLGLSFASDSGLTPGPVSKVASGGELSRLVLSVRVAAGVADADVVAFDEIDAGVGGATALALGELLAHLAQGRQVFVVTHLPQIAAFADSHFVVDREGVSAVVRRVEGSERLTELARMLSGIEDSERGQGHAEELLALAGTRKPG; translated from the coding sequence ATGCTTGACGAACTCTTTGTCGAAAACCTCGGGATCATCGCGTCCTCGCGGATAGAACCCGGTGGGGGGCTGGTGGCCATCACCGGCGAGACCGGCGCGGGGAAGACTCTCCTGCTGGGAGCACTGCGGCTGTTGCGCGGCGACTCGGCCAGCAGCGACCGGATCGGCCCCCACGGCGACGAAACGAGGGTGGAGGGCCGATTCACGATGGGAGGCGACGAGACGGTCGTTGCCCGCAGGGTCGCCGCCGGGACCTCCCGGGCATACCTCGACGGTTCGATGGTGCCCGCCAAGGTGCTCGGAGAGCGGCTCGATTCCCTGGTCGAAATCGTTGCGCAACACGAGCATCTTTCGCTCGGCCGCGATGCCTCGCTGCGCCGCCTGGTGGATGGCTCGTTCGACCAGGCCGCCAAGGACGCCGCCGGCCGTTACGGCGCCGCGTGGGCCCGGCTCAAGAGCCTCCGTTCTGATCGGGAGGCGTTGGGTGGCGACGTCCGCGCCCTGGTGCGCGATCGCGAGGTAGCCGAGCACGAAGCCACCGAGATCGAGACCGCCCGGCTCCAGCCGGGGGAGGACGAACAGCTCAGATCGACCCTTTCGAGGGTGCGGCATGCCGGCGAGATCACCCAGGCGCTGGGCGAGGCATCCGACCTGCTCGATGACGAGGGAAAGGCCGCCGATCTGCTCCGATCGGCTTTGGAGCGAATGCGCGCTGCCAGCCAGCTCGACCCCGGGCTGGAGGCTCTAGTACGCCGGATCGAGTCCGCCATCGTCGAGGTCGAGGATGTGGGGCTCGAACTGCGTTCGGCGGGTGAGGCAGTGGAGCACGATCCGGCGGCGCTGCGGCAGATGGAGGACCGGGCGGCGGTGGTGTCCGACCTGAAACGAAAGTACGGGCCGTCGGTCGAGCATGTGATCGCGTACGGCTCGAGCGGGCGCGATCGCGCCACCCGCCTCGCGGCCCTCGCTGAGCGAGCCGAGACCATCGACGACGAGATCGCCGCGGCTACCGATGCGGCGATCGAATCGGGGCAGGAGCTCGCGGCCGCCCGCAACCGTGCCGCCGGGGTGCTGTCGGGTCGGGCACTCGAGCTGCTGAAGCGCCTCGGCTTCCGTGACCCGGTCCTCACCATCGACGTCGAGCCTGCCGCTCCCGGCCCCAACGGAGCCGATCGGCTCGGCTTGTCGTTTGCCTCCGACTCCGGGCTCACCCCGGGACCGGTGTCCAAGGTCGCGTCGGGGGGAGAGCTGAGCAGACTGGTGCTCTCGGTGCGGGTCGCCGCAGGGGTGGCGGACGCCGATGTCGTGGCATTCGACGAGATCGACGCCGGCGTGGGCGGGGCGACCGCCCTGGCGCTGGGGGAGTTGCTGGCCCACCTCGCCCAGGGGCGCCAGGTCTTCGTCGTCACCCACCTTCCCCAGATCGCAGCCTTCGCCGACTCCCACTTCGTCGTCGACCGGGAAGGCGTCAGTGCGGTGGTACGTAGGGTCGAAGGGTCCGAGCGGCTCACCGAGCTGGCGCGGATGCTCAGCGGCATCGAAGACAGCGAGCGCGGCCAGGGCCACGCAGAGGAGTTGCTCGCATTGGCCGGCACCCGCAAGCCCGGGTGA
- a CDS encoding NAD(+)/NADH kinase, with translation MKLALVLHPTRDTSSEIAAGVAAAARDRGIEVAVSEIDADRVPVATPRGAKEALSADFVVAIGGDGTVLQAARIARDAGLPILGVNAGNVGFLAEVDPTRVGAALDALLAGEYRISPRMTLRAELPGGDAVDALNDVVVEKVLSQNVVGIAVSVGPQHLAEYRADAIIVATPTGSTAYTFSAGGPLVDPELDSLVLTAVAPHNLFGRAIVFGADTTLDLRVSSDRPARVNVDGRVQTELAPGEVVRVSRGPNPVRLVRLSSNNFARTVKEKFHLHDA, from the coding sequence ATGAAGCTCGCCCTCGTCCTCCACCCGACGCGGGACACCTCCTCGGAGATCGCCGCCGGGGTGGCCGCTGCCGCGAGAGACCGCGGCATCGAGGTGGCCGTCTCGGAGATCGACGCCGATCGCGTCCCCGTGGCCACTCCGCGGGGCGCGAAGGAAGCCTTGTCGGCCGACTTTGTCGTGGCGATCGGCGGTGACGGAACGGTGCTCCAGGCGGCGCGGATCGCCCGGGATGCCGGGCTCCCGATTCTCGGGGTGAACGCCGGCAACGTGGGCTTTCTGGCCGAGGTCGACCCGACCCGGGTGGGGGCCGCCCTCGATGCCCTCCTGGCGGGGGAGTACCGCATCTCGCCCCGGATGACCCTGCGTGCCGAACTCCCCGGTGGGGATGCGGTGGACGCGCTCAACGATGTCGTGGTCGAGAAGGTGTTGTCACAGAACGTCGTAGGCATCGCGGTATCGGTGGGTCCCCAGCACCTGGCCGAGTATCGAGCCGACGCGATCATCGTGGCCACGCCCACCGGGTCCACGGCCTACACGTTCTCGGCGGGCGGGCCGCTGGTAGATCCGGAACTGGATTCGCTCGTCCTGACCGCGGTTGCCCCCCACAACCTCTTCGGCCGCGCGATCGTGTTCGGGGCCGACACCACCCTCGATCTGCGGGTTTCCTCGGACCGGCCCGCCCGGGTGAACGTGGACGGCAGGGTACAGACCGAGCTGGCTCCTGGAGAGGTCGTTCGCGTCTCGCGCGGCCCCAATCCGGTGCGCCTGGTGCGTCTGAGCTCGAACAACTTCGCCAGGACCGTCAAAGAGAAGTTCCACCTCCACGATGCTTGA
- a CDS encoding TlyA family RNA methyltransferase, with the protein MVRRGFAGSRTEAQRLIEVGSVVVGGRPSAKPSTMVAEDEPIIIEPGDRWASRAGAKLDAALEGFGIEVAGRHALDVGASTGGFTDVLLQRGAASVVALDVGYGQLLSRLATDSRVRVADRTHFRSVDPADLGAPFDLVTMDVSFISAASLAPQLRASGATGTDYVVLVKPQFEVGRDLVGRGGIVRDPESHSAAVRSVVQALAAAGIAPRAAMPSPVFGAKGNREFLVAASIGGQVEDEDNLVAAALA; encoded by the coding sequence TTGGTCCGTCGCGGGTTCGCTGGCTCGCGCACCGAGGCGCAGCGCTTGATCGAGGTCGGGTCGGTCGTGGTCGGCGGTCGTCCCTCGGCCAAGCCCTCGACGATGGTCGCCGAGGACGAGCCGATCATCATCGAGCCCGGCGATCGGTGGGCGAGCCGCGCCGGCGCCAAGCTGGACGCGGCACTCGAAGGCTTCGGTATCGAGGTGGCCGGGCGGCACGCGCTCGATGTCGGCGCCTCGACTGGAGGATTCACCGATGTCCTCCTGCAGCGGGGCGCGGCATCCGTGGTGGCACTCGACGTCGGCTACGGGCAGTTGCTATCCCGCCTGGCCACCGACTCGCGGGTCCGGGTGGCCGACCGGACGCACTTTCGCTCCGTCGACCCGGCCGATCTGGGGGCGCCGTTCGATCTCGTCACCATGGACGTCTCATTCATCTCGGCGGCCTCCCTCGCCCCCCAGCTACGAGCCTCCGGCGCGACCGGCACCGACTACGTTGTCCTCGTGAAGCCGCAGTTCGAGGTGGGGCGAGACCTGGTGGGCCGCGGGGGGATCGTTCGTGACCCCGAGTCACACTCCGCCGCCGTCCGTTCGGTCGTTCAGGCGCTCGCCGCCGCCGGCATCGCCCCCCGTGCGGCGATGCCTTCGCCGGTCTTCGGCGCTAAGGGGAACCGCGAATTCCTCGTCGCCGCATCAATCGGCGGTCAGGTCGAGGATGAAGACAACCTGGTGGCGGCGGCACTCGCATGA
- a CDS encoding rhomboid family intramembrane serine protease has protein sequence MLPIRDVNPTRIRPLVTWTIIAVNAIVYFGWQPQDVDAATEFVYERAAIACELTTGAPLSLDEINTGRCSDGPEQPFFQGKNVWLSALVSMFLHGSIAHILFNMWSLWIFGNNVEEAFGHLGYLLFYLAAGVAATVGFVVVNPELTVPLVGASGAIAGMMGAYLVLFPSHQVMSLVLFRIVAIPAILFLGIWFLSQFFFSSEGVAWEAHVAGFAFGALLALPFRRLLLRRTLAGERHSSAW, from the coding sequence TTGCTGCCGATCCGCGACGTCAACCCCACGAGGATCAGACCCCTGGTCACCTGGACGATCATCGCCGTCAACGCCATCGTGTACTTCGGATGGCAGCCCCAGGACGTCGATGCGGCCACCGAGTTCGTCTACGAACGGGCCGCGATCGCATGTGAACTGACGACTGGGGCGCCGCTGAGCCTCGACGAAATCAACACTGGACGCTGCTCCGACGGACCCGAACAGCCCTTCTTCCAAGGCAAGAACGTCTGGCTGTCTGCCCTCGTGTCGATGTTCCTTCACGGGAGCATCGCCCATATCCTGTTCAACATGTGGAGCCTGTGGATCTTCGGGAACAACGTCGAAGAGGCCTTCGGCCACTTGGGGTACTTGCTGTTCTACTTGGCGGCGGGGGTGGCGGCGACCGTGGGGTTTGTCGTTGTCAACCCGGAGTTGACGGTCCCGCTGGTGGGCGCATCAGGGGCGATCGCCGGCATGATGGGGGCGTACCTCGTGCTCTTCCCCAGTCACCAGGTGATGTCCCTGGTGCTCTTTCGGATCGTCGCAATACCGGCAATCTTGTTCCTCGGAATCTGGTTTCTCAGCCAGTTCTTCTTCAGCTCGGAGGGGGTGGCGTGGGAAGCCCATGTCGCCGGGTTCGCCTTCGGTGCCCTGCTGGCGTTGCCGTTCAGGCGGCTGCTGTTGAGACGCACCCTGGCCGGTGAGCGGCACTCCTCGGCGTGGTAG
- a CDS encoding HAD-IIA family hydrolase — protein sequence MARRVLAGGDEPGNVVFDLDGCLYVGDQPVAGARKTLQRLRSRGFKLLFATNNSTKTAEVVADRLEAITGFTASPDAVITSADAAASMLQEGDEPVLPIGEAGLVGTLIAHGVSVTEDPSEARTVMVGLDRAISYDRIRRAAQAVILGARFIGTNPDATFPTNSVPVPGAGAIIAAVERAGGRPPEFAGKPFAPMRAAIERRLGGGPTWMVGDRPDTDIACGRLAGWKTVLVLTGVVTDADGLPAESTPDHVIPSVAALPAILGR from the coding sequence TTGGCCCGACGAGTTCTAGCCGGGGGGGACGAGCCCGGCAACGTGGTCTTCGACCTCGACGGCTGCCTGTATGTCGGCGACCAGCCCGTCGCGGGCGCCCGCAAGACCCTTCAGCGGCTCCGTTCCAGGGGCTTCAAGTTGCTGTTTGCCACCAACAACTCGACCAAGACGGCGGAAGTCGTCGCCGATCGGCTCGAGGCCATCACCGGCTTCACCGCTTCTCCTGATGCGGTGATCACTTCGGCCGATGCCGCTGCCTCCATGCTCCAGGAAGGCGACGAACCGGTGCTGCCGATCGGAGAAGCGGGGTTGGTGGGAACCCTCATTGCCCACGGAGTCTCGGTGACCGAGGATCCATCCGAGGCGAGAACGGTGATGGTCGGCCTCGATCGGGCGATCTCTTACGACCGCATCCGGCGGGCAGCCCAGGCGGTGATCCTCGGTGCCCGATTCATCGGGACCAACCCCGATGCGACCTTCCCCACCAACTCGGTCCCGGTGCCGGGAGCGGGGGCGATCATCGCCGCCGTCGAGCGGGCCGGCGGCCGCCCCCCGGAGTTCGCCGGGAAGCCGTTTGCACCGATGCGGGCTGCCATCGAGCGACGCCTCGGAGGCGGACCTACATGGATGGTGGGCGACCGCCCCGACACCGACATCGCGTGTGGCCGGTTGGCCGGTTGGAAGACGGTGCTGGTGCTGACGGGCGTGGTTACCGACGCCGATGGATTGCCTGCCGAATCGACGCCGGATCATGTGATCCCATCGGTCGCAGCGCTGCCGGCCATCCTGGGGCGGTGA
- a CDS encoding M20/M25/M40 family metallo-hydrolase → MIPRGDLVELLVALIRNACVNDGTPDSGGEARSVATLEAYLGTADWTFEPHPGRMSAIWRVPGTDPAAPSLMLMGHTDVVPVSAEGWSVDPFGGERRDGFVWGRGAVDMLNQTAAMAAVFAQHRRGETRQLPGDLLFLAVADEEAGGRRGARLLVSDHWDEVACDYLLTEIGTPLLDGTTGPGLPVTVAEKGPQWRRLHTTGVPGHGSQPYGTRNALVPMADAMARLASAPPPASISDEWRRFVEAWAPPDGLAEELLDIDRIGGAIDRIAIDDLGLARWIHACTHLTISPNTLRSGVKANVVPDHAVAEVDVRVLPGQDVVDVHDHFRKAIGPGIDEIQIETIEATLAGGSAPAGPLWEALTDALHGIQPEAHLVPAMIPVGTDARFFRPKGTVAYGVSLFDRKVSFGDFLRMFHGHDERVSEDSLELTAQLLATTVARFGEIVDRR, encoded by the coding sequence ATGATTCCTCGGGGCGACCTGGTCGAGTTGCTGGTGGCGCTGATACGGAACGCCTGCGTCAACGACGGGACGCCGGACTCCGGGGGCGAGGCCCGCTCCGTGGCGACCCTCGAGGCCTATTTGGGCACGGCAGATTGGACCTTTGAACCGCATCCGGGGCGCATGAGCGCGATCTGGCGAGTGCCGGGGACCGATCCCGCGGCCCCGTCCTTGATGCTCATGGGTCACACCGACGTCGTACCGGTGTCGGCGGAGGGATGGAGTGTCGATCCCTTCGGTGGCGAGCGCCGCGATGGCTTCGTTTGGGGGCGGGGGGCGGTCGACATGCTCAATCAGACGGCGGCAATGGCCGCGGTGTTTGCGCAACACCGGCGCGGCGAAACGCGGCAGCTACCCGGCGACCTGCTCTTCCTCGCGGTGGCGGACGAAGAGGCCGGAGGCCGCCGCGGGGCTCGCCTCTTGGTGTCCGATCATTGGGACGAGGTCGCGTGTGACTACCTCCTCACCGAGATCGGGACTCCTCTGCTGGACGGGACCACCGGTCCGGGGCTGCCGGTCACCGTTGCCGAGAAGGGGCCTCAATGGCGCCGGCTCCACACCACCGGGGTCCCCGGTCATGGCAGCCAGCCATACGGCACTCGGAACGCGCTGGTGCCGATGGCCGACGCGATGGCCCGGCTCGCCTCGGCTCCGCCGCCGGCCTCGATCAGCGATGAATGGCGGAGGTTCGTCGAGGCGTGGGCTCCGCCGGATGGTCTCGCCGAGGAGTTACTCGATATCGACCGAATCGGTGGTGCCATCGATCGCATTGCCATCGACGACCTCGGCCTCGCCAGGTGGATTCACGCCTGCACCCACTTGACCATCAGTCCCAACACACTCCGGTCGGGGGTGAAGGCCAACGTGGTGCCAGACCACGCCGTCGCCGAGGTCGACGTGCGAGTGCTTCCCGGCCAGGACGTGGTCGACGTTCACGACCACTTCCGCAAGGCGATCGGCCCGGGAATCGACGAGATCCAGATCGAAACCATCGAGGCAACCCTTGCAGGCGGTTCGGCGCCGGCCGGGCCGCTGTGGGAAGCCCTGACGGATGCGTTGCATGGGATCCAGCCAGAGGCTCACCTTGTCCCGGCCATGATTCCGGTGGGCACCGACGCTCGATTCTTTCGCCCCAAGGGAACCGTGGCATACGGAGTCTCACTGTTCGACCGAAAGGTCTCCTTCGGTGACTTTCTCCGGATGTTCCACGGCCACGACGAGAGGGTCAGCGAGGACTCGCTCGAACTCACGGCCCAACTGCTGGCTACAACGGTCGCCCGGTTCGGGGAGATAGTCGACAGGCGATAG
- a CDS encoding GNAT family N-acetyltransferase, producing the protein MGPTSRSATRDDLPILENLYFDLAAEMDAIKPIWSSADGLPHPVIGSFESLLGDPTAHLYLGEIDQVPVGFLMARDEALLPQAGGRRVAAVHLIFTLAGARGVGVGEAMIALFLSDAEGRGIHDFDAHVSPGHRASKNFFESNGFKARSIVMHRSDG; encoded by the coding sequence GTGGGACCCACCTCCAGATCCGCCACCCGGGACGACCTGCCCATCTTGGAGAATCTCTATTTCGACCTCGCGGCCGAAATGGATGCGATCAAGCCGATCTGGTCGTCGGCGGACGGGCTGCCTCACCCGGTGATCGGGTCTTTTGAATCATTGCTCGGGGATCCAACGGCCCACCTGTATCTCGGCGAAATCGACCAGGTTCCAGTCGGCTTCTTGATGGCGCGCGACGAAGCACTCTTGCCGCAGGCCGGGGGCCGCCGCGTCGCCGCGGTACACCTCATCTTCACCCTCGCCGGGGCCCGGGGGGTTGGGGTAGGGGAGGCGATGATCGCCCTGTTTCTGAGCGATGCAGAAGGGCGAGGAATCCATGATTTCGACGCCCACGTTTCGCCAGGGCACCGGGCTTCGAAGAACTTCTTCGAGTCGAATGGCTTCAAGGCCCGGTCGATCGTGATGCACCGGAGCGACGGATGA
- a CDS encoding DUF4193 family protein, translating to MAPPDDEDLAEPEEDWAEDDDDDAEEEIEEVDLEEVEADLEVDLTAVVVAGDEAEDDDEAADDEDDEESEALDELEAEELEMLTEDEEAESLPVDEAEELRKLRREAIELDTPAETAGLGEFVCRSCFLVKRSSQLADKRKQLCRDCA from the coding sequence ATGGCGCCCCCCGACGACGAAGACCTCGCCGAACCTGAAGAGGATTGGGCGGAGGATGACGACGACGATGCGGAGGAGGAAATCGAAGAGGTCGATCTCGAGGAAGTCGAGGCCGACCTCGAAGTCGATCTCACGGCCGTCGTCGTCGCCGGTGATGAAGCCGAAGATGACGACGAGGCCGCCGATGACGAGGACGACGAAGAGAGCGAGGCACTCGACGAGCTCGAAGCCGAAGAGCTCGAGATGCTCACCGAGGATGAGGAAGCCGAAAGCCTTCCGGTCGATGAGGCCGAGGAGCTGCGGAAGCTCCGACGCGAAGCCATCGAACTCGACACCCCAGCCGAGACCGCGGGGTTGGGAGAGTTCGTCTGCCGTTCGTGCTTCCTGGTGAAGCGTTCCAGCCAACTGGCCGACAAGCGGAAGCAGCTCTGCCGCGACTGCGCCTAG